The region AACAAGCGCTTCTGCTAATTTTCGTGCAAGCTCAATGGAATAAACGCCAATTACTTGCTTTGTGCAGTTAGTAGGGTTTGCTAACGGACCTAATGCATTAAAAACGGTTCTAAACCCTAATTCCTTTCTAGTAGCAGCAACGTGCTTCATAGCCGGGTGATAAAGCGGCGCAAATAAAAAGGACATGTTGAGGTCAGCCACCGCATTTTTCACTTCTTTTTCATTTCCTTGAATCCATATATCCAGATGTTCTAACACGTCTGCACTTCCGCTTTTAGAGGACACGGCGCGATTCCCGTGTTTCGCAACCTTTACTCCAGCAGCAGATGCCACAATCGCACTAGCCGTCGAGATATTAAAAGTAGAGGCCCCATCTCCTCCCGTACCGCATGTATCTACTACTTTTAATTCTTCTAGAGAAATAGCATTCATATTATTTTTCATACCTCGGACAAAACCAACAATTTCATCTACCGTTTCTCCTCGGTACGTTAAGATGGTTAGTACGCTAGCAATTTGAGCTGCCGGGACTTTACCGTTCATAATATCATTCATAATTTTTTCTGCTTCTTCCGCTGAAAGTGACTCGCCGCGCAAACACTTTTTTAACAATTCTTTAAACATATACATCCTCCTTTTTATCGTAGATGTCTTGAGCTAATTGAATTGTTTTAATTAAAGCGCTAGCTTTATTGCGGGTTTCTTTCCACTCAAGCTCCGGTTTTGAGTCAGCAACCACTCCTGCTCCGGCCTGGATATAAGCGGTCTGGTCTTTCAAAAGAATTGTCCGAATCGCAATGCACGAATCAATGTTTCCATCAAATCCGAGATATGCTACGGTTCCTGCATATACATTTCGCGCAACTGGTTCAATTTCATTTAAGATTTGCATCGCCCGCACTTTTGGAGCGCCAGATACGGTACCCGCTGGAAATGCAGAAAGCAGCGCATCAATAGGATGTACTTTTTCGTCAAGGCGTCCTGTCACCTTAGAAATCAAGTGCATGACGTGCGAAAAGTTAACCTGCTGCATTAATACCGGTGTTTGGACCGTTCCATACTGTGCAACTCGGCCGATGTCATTTCTTGCTAAGTCCACGAGCATATAGTGTTCTGCCCGCTCTTTTTCATCGTTAATTAAGTCTTCATACAAGCGCGCATCTTCTTCTGCATCCCTGCCTCGTCTTCTCGTTCCTGCAATTGGATGAATCTCTAAATGGCCGTTTTCAATTTGAATCAACCGCTCGGGAGAACTTCCAATTAGTTCCACACCCTTTACTTTCACGTAAAATAAATAAGGAGACGGATTAACTAATCGCAATACTCTGTAAATATCAAATCCAGCTACTGTCGTATCAATTTGAAATCTCTGCGACAATACGGCTTGAAAAACATCTCCGCTTTTAATGTATTCCTTAATTTTTTCCACATCTTGCACAAATTTATCTTTTTGGTATGACGATGTCACGCCTTCAAAGCTAACTTCGCGCTGCTCGCTTTCAAACATCATTGGCTTTTCTTTCACCGTCTGCGCTATTCTTTCAACATATCGATTGATCTCTGCTAGAGCTTCACCGTATTTTTCTTTTTTCTGCTGTTCTTTATCTTGTTCATTAAGCTGAATGTAGTGAATCACCATAAGCTCTTTTGTTTGATGATTATAAGCAAGCATCGTTTGACAATAGATAAAGTGAAAAGTAGGCATGTTCAAATCGTTTTGGGCATGTACGTTTACTTTTTCAATTTGCGATACTGCGTCGTAGCTGATAAACCCTACTGCTCCTCCTTTAAAAGGAAGTGCAAGGTCTGGTACTTTCACTTTCAGCTCTTGCTGAATTTTACAAAATACCTCTTTAAAGCTGCCTCCGTGCAGCATAGGTTGGAGCTGCTTGTTTTTTGCTAGATAGGTTCCGTTTTCTTCTTCTACATACAAAAATGGATTCAAGCCAATAAAAGAATAATTGGACCATGGTGATGATTCATCATTACTTTCAAGCAAATATACCGCTTCATCTTTTACTTGTTGAAAAAGATCAACAGGTGTCATGCTATCGATAAATATTTTTTTTATAATTGGAATGGTTAAATACTTTGTAGAGTCTTCTAAAAAAGAAGTATACGTGTTCGTCATATCTTTCAATCCTCCATTTCATGGAGAATGAGAATAGATGAGGTTATATAAAAGAGGATATAATAAATAAACCCAAAGACACATCAAAAATGGGCCTTTGGGTATACGAATGGTAAAATTCACTCAACTAAACTCTGCTCAACTGTCTCATTCTCGTCTACCCTAATCTCAACTAAACTGTCTATTGTTTTCTCATAACTAAAATTTCTAAACTAACTTGTTACCAATTGTAGTACGTTTCAAATTCATTTGTCAACTACTATCTACTTTGCTTTAAACTAAACTAAGCTTTAAGCTCTTCATTCAGCAGCTTAAGAAGAACTTCATCTTCTACTTGTTGAACAAAAGGTTTGCCTATGCCTTCAAGCAGTACCATATGAACATTGCTTGATTTAGACTTCTTGTCTGCTTTCATTCTCACGAGCAGTTTTTCAGCTGAAAGATGGTTTGGGACAGACGTCTCGTAGCCAAATTTTTCAAACCATTTCGCAATGTCCTCCACAGAGAACTGGCTTTTCCCAAGCATATTGCTGACTTTCATAGCAAACAGCATACCAATCGCTACGCCTTCTCCATGGCTGATTTGTCC is a window of Priestia aryabhattai DNA encoding:
- the trpD gene encoding anthranilate phosphoribosyltransferase translates to MFKELLKKCLRGESLSAEEAEKIMNDIMNGKVPAAQIASVLTILTYRGETVDEIVGFVRGMKNNMNAISLEELKVVDTCGTGGDGASTFNISTASAIVASAAGVKVAKHGNRAVSSKSGSADVLEHLDIWIQGNEKEVKNAVADLNMSFLFAPLYHPAMKHVAATRKELGFRTVFNALGPLANPTNCTKQVIGVYSIELARKLAEALVVLGANHVLLVAGRDGLDEISATDVTDIVEVQGNVITEYTLAPEDVHLKRGKLEDLVVEDAKSSAELIEALFLNKSNLTAKNAVVLNSAAAIYVSGNVSTFEEGVAVALETIESGAAYTQLQRLKSKKVVEHAQ
- the trpE gene encoding anthranilate synthase component I, which codes for MTNTYTSFLEDSTKYLTIPIIKKIFIDSMTPVDLFQQVKDEAVYLLESNDESSPWSNYSFIGLNPFLYVEEENGTYLAKNKQLQPMLHGGSFKEVFCKIQQELKVKVPDLALPFKGGAVGFISYDAVSQIEKVNVHAQNDLNMPTFHFIYCQTMLAYNHQTKELMVIHYIQLNEQDKEQQKKEKYGEALAEINRYVERIAQTVKEKPMMFESEQREVSFEGVTSSYQKDKFVQDVEKIKEYIKSGDVFQAVLSQRFQIDTTVAGFDIYRVLRLVNPSPYLFYVKVKGVELIGSSPERLIQIENGHLEIHPIAGTRRRGRDAEEDARLYEDLINDEKERAEHYMLVDLARNDIGRVAQYGTVQTPVLMQQVNFSHVMHLISKVTGRLDEKVHPIDALLSAFPAGTVSGAPKVRAMQILNEIEPVARNVYAGTVAYLGFDGNIDSCIAIRTILLKDQTAYIQAGAGVVADSKPELEWKETRNKASALIKTIQLAQDIYDKKEDVYV